In one window of Nicotiana tabacum cultivar K326 chromosome 12, ASM71507v2, whole genome shotgun sequence DNA:
- the LOC107802698 gene encoding pathogenesis-related protein 5-like has protein sequence MAALQKQPLLLLIALFMFKAIAVSATQFTLQNNCGYTVWPGTLSGNGVSISGDAGFALTPGATIQLSAPGGWSGRFWARTGCSFDDSGNGKCKTGDCGALKCIGGGEPPVSLVEFTIANANGNDQKDFYDVSLVDGYNVGIGVRPTGGSGDCQYAGCVNDLNLNCPKELQVIDTGAVVACKSACAQFNTSEYCCTGDHATPATCSPTQYSKMFKDACPTAYSYAYDDATSTCTCSGTDYLITFCPTNS, from the exons atgGCCGCCTTGCAAAAACAGCCTCTTTTGCTCCTAATTGCCCTCTTCATGTTCA AAGCAATTGCTGTTTCAGCCACGCAGTTTACGCTTCAAAATAATTGCGGTTACACAGTTTGGCCTGGTACTCTTTCCGGCAACGGAGTTTCTATTTCCGGCGACGCCGGTTTTGCATTAACTCCAGGCGCAACAATCCAACTCTCCGCCCCTGGTGGATGGTCCGGCCGGTTCTGGGCGAGAACCGGTTGCAGCTTCGACGATTCCGGCAACGGTAAGTGTAAAACCGGCGACTGCGGCGCATTGAAGTGCATCGGTGGCGGCGAACCGCCGGTAAGTCTAGTTGAATTCACCATTGCTAATGCTAACGGCAACGATCAGAAGGACTTTTACGATGTTAGCCTTGTCGACGGATACAATGTCGGTATCGGTGTACGGCCTACCGGCGGCTCCGGCGACTGCCAATACGCTGGTTGCGTCAACGATTTAAACTTGAATTGTCCGAAGGAGTTGCAGGTGATAGATACCGGCGCAGTGGTGGCATGTAAGAGCGCGTGCGCACAATTTAACACGTCGGAGTATTGCTGCACCGGCGATCATGCAACGCCGGCGACTTGCTCGCCGACGCAGTATTCGAAAATGTTTAAGGATGCGTGCCCTACTGCTTATAGCTATGCATATGATGATGCTACAAGTACCTGCACTTGCTCTGGTACTGATTATTTGATCACATTTTGTCCGACCAATTCATAA
- the LOC107802772 gene encoding uncharacterized protein LOC107802772, giving the protein MELKIWCSSSSSSSSSSSSSSSSSSTLSVHSKSSSSAKLRFAIFFPQVLLLLVCLETSLATLPDHELLRQEDKSTISHSCIHDQIIEQRKRPGLQVYSITPQVYEESVVSNLPHRRGRALLEIPKEQNDVMQPIRIFLNYDAVGHSCERDCQKVGDIVKLGEPPGASFSGTSSCNPHGDPPVYGDCWYNCTSDDIAGEDKRHRLRKALEQTADWFRRALAVEPVRGNLRLSGYSACGQDGGVQLPRKYVEEGVANADLVLLVTTRPTTGNTLAWAVACERDQWGRAVAGHVNVAPRHLTAEAETLLQATLIHEVMHVLGFDPHAFSHFRDERKRRRNQVTEHAMDEKLGRMVTRVVLPRVIMHARYHYGAFSQNFTGLELEDGGGRGTSGSHWEKRLLMNEIMTGSVDTRSVVSKMTLALLEDSGWYRANYSMADRLDWGRNQGSEFVTSPCNHWNGAYHCNTTQLSGCTYNREAEGYCPLVNYSGDLPQWARYFPQANRGGQSSLADYCTYFVAYSDGSCTDTNGARAPDRMLGEVRGSSSRCMASSLVRTGFVRGSMTQGNGCYQHRCSNNSLEVAVDGIWKVCPKAGGPIQFPAFNGELICPAYHELCDVDPVSLSSHCPNSCNFNGDCLGGKCQCFIGFGGQDCSKRSCPGNCSGRGKCLGSGVCECQNGYTGIDCSTAVCDEQCSLHGGVCDNGVCEFRCSDYAGYTCQNSSTLLPSLSVCKDVLQNDVSGQHCAPSELSILQQLEEVVVMPNYNRLFPAGPRKILNIFRGRDCDGAAKRLACWISIQKCDNDGDNRLRVCHSACQSYNVACGASLDCSDQTLFSSEHEGKGLCTGWGELDAWF; this is encoded by the exons ATGGAGTTGAAGATTTggtgtagtagtagtagtagtagtagtagtagtagtagtagtagtagtagtagtagtagtacttTAAGTGTTCATTCAAAATCCAGCTCTTCAGCTAAGCTTCGATTTGCTATATTTTTCCCTCAG GTTCTATTGCTACTAGTGTGTTTAGAGACCAGTTTAGCAACTTTGCCGGACCATGAATTGTTGAGACAAGAAGATAAGAGTACCATATCCCATTCTTGCATCCATGATCAGATAATTGAACAAAGAAAAAGACCTGGTTTGCAAGTGTATTCCATCACCCCGCAGGTGTATGAGGAGTCTGTGGTTTCAAATCTGCCTCACCGTAGAGGAAGGGCATTGCTTGAAATTCCCAAAGAACAAAATGATGTCATGCAACCCATTAGAATCTTTTTGAATTATGATGCTGTTGGTCATTCATGTGAGAGAGACTGTCAAAAAGTCGGGGACATTGTGAAG CTTGGGGAGCCACCAGGTGCTTCTTTTTCTGGTACATCTTCTTGTAATCCACATGGGGATCCTCCAGTTTATGGTGATTGCTGGTATAACTGCACTTCAGATGATATAGCTGGGGAGGACAAAAGGCATCGGCTTCGCAAG GCGCTTGAGCAGACAGCAGACTGGTTTAGAAGAGCATTAGCTGTTGAACCAGTCAGGGGAAACCTGCGGTTAAGTGGATATTCTGCTTGTGGACAAGATGGAGGTGTACAACTCCCAAGGAAATACGTTGAAG AGGGTGTTGCAAATGCGGATTTGGTTCTTTTGGTGACTACAAGGCCAACAACAGGCAACACTCTTGCGTGGGCTGTAGCATGTGAGCGTGATCAATGGGGTCGTGCTGTTGCTG GGCATGTCAATGTTGCTCCTCGCCATTTAACTGCTGAAGCAGAAACTTTACTTCAAGCTACTTTGATACATGAGGTGATGCATGTTCTTGGATTTGATCCTCATGCCTTTTCTCATTTCCGTGATGAGAGGAAACGTAGACGTAATCAG GTTACTGAAcatgcaatggatgaaaagctTGGACGAATGGTAACTCGAGTGGTGCTTCCTCGAGTTATCATGCATGCTCGCTATCACTATGGG GCATTCTCCCAGAATTTCACTGGACTGGAACTAGAAGATGGAGGTGGACGTGGTACATCAG GTTCTCACTGGGAGAAAAGGCTATTGATGAATGAGATCATGACCGGGTCGGTGGATACAAGATCAGTGGTTTCAAAAATGACTCTTGCTTTACTTGAGGACAGTGGATGGTACCGCGCTAATTATAGCATGGCTGACCGTCTTGATTGGGGTCGCAACCaaggatctgaatttgttacCTCTCCCTGCAATCACTGGAACGGAGCCTATCATTGTAACACTACCCAGTTATCTGGATGTACATATAATAGGGAGGCAGAAGGTTATTGTCCACTTGTAAATTATAGTGGGGATCTTCCTCAATGGGCTCGTTATTTTCCACAGGCTAACAGAG GTGGTCAGTCATCGTTGGCTGATTATTGCACTTATTTTGTTGCTTACTCTGATGGATCATGCACAGACACCAATGGTGCTCGTGCACCTGACAGAATGTTAGGTGAAGTGAGAGGAAGCAGTTCAAG GTGCATGGCTTCGTCTTTAGTGCGTACTGGATTTGTACGTGGCTCTATGACCCAAGGCAATGGTTGTTATCAGCATAGGTGCTCAAACAATTCGTTAGAG GTTGCTGTAGACGGCATTTGGAAAGTTTGTCCTAAAGCTGGTGGACCTATCCAGTTTCCTGCCTTTAATG GTGAGCTAATCTGCCCGGCATACCATGAACTCTGTGATGTGGATCCAGTTTCTTTGTCTAGTCATTGTCCCAATTCATGCAATTTCAATGGAGATTGCTTAGGTGGAAAATGTCAATGCTTTATTGGGTTTGGTGGTCAGGATTGTAGCAAAC GCTCCTGTCCTGGGAATTGTAGCGGACGTGGCAAATGTCTTGGGAGTGGTGTTTGTGAATGTCAAAATGGGTATACGGGCATCGACTGTTCCACAG CTGTTTGTGACGAGCAGTGCAGCCTTCATGGTGGGGTCTGTGACAATGGAGTCTGTGAGTTCCGTTGTTCTGACTATGCTGGTTACACGTGCCAAAATAGCTCCACACTTCTTCCCAGTCTCTCTGTTTGCAAAGACGTGCTTCAAAATGATGTATCGGGACAACACTGTGCACCTAGCGAGTTAAGTATCTTGCAGCAGCTGGAAGAAGTAGTGGTGATGCCCAACTACAATCGATTGTTCCCAGCTGGTCCTCGAAAAATTTTGAACATTTTTAGGGGTAGAGATTGTGATGGAGCTGCTAAACGACTAGCCTGCTGG ATCTCAATCCAAAAATGTGACAATGATGGTGACAACCGGCTACGAGTGTGTCATTCGGCTTGCCAATCATATAATGTGGCATGTGGAGCATCTCTCGATTGCTCGGACCAGACACTTTTTAGCAGTGAACACGAGGGTAAAGGTCTTTGCACAGGTTGGGGCGAATTGGACGCTTGGTTTTAG